A single region of the Gemmatimonadaceae bacterium genome encodes:
- a CDS encoding IS1 family transposase encodes MLDRSSILLGMNVLSISRRAAVIRGLVEGGSIRSVARMTGTDKDTVTRLLVEVGEFCSIYQHHVLVNLPCERIEADEIWSFVGAKKRNAKKAGQGDIWTYTAICATTKLALSWMVGKRNRQNAHALMYDVARRVANRVQISTDGHEMYPNAVEAAFGWGGCDYAIIDKDYGNTMVPQDPRRRYSPAICIGVDKAWVMGDPDMDLCSTSYVERCNLTMRMHMRRFTRLTNAFSKKAENHAHAVSLHFMYYNFCRSHITLTKAANGIKTTPAMAAGVTDHVWTIEKVLGLMDPKIKLGQAA; translated from the coding sequence ATGCTTGACCGCTCAAGCATATTACTAGGTATGAACGTACTCTCTATTTCCAGACGCGCCGCTGTCATTCGCGGCCTAGTTGAAGGTGGTTCAATCCGTTCCGTTGCCCGTATGACGGGAACGGACAAAGACACTGTCACTCGCCTACTGGTTGAGGTTGGCGAGTTTTGCTCGATCTATCAGCACCACGTTCTAGTCAATCTCCCCTGCGAGAGAATCGAAGCAGACGAGATTTGGTCATTCGTGGGCGCCAAGAAACGGAACGCCAAGAAAGCGGGTCAGGGTGACATCTGGACGTATACCGCGATCTGCGCGACAACGAAGCTTGCCCTGTCGTGGATGGTTGGAAAGCGCAACCGCCAGAACGCCCATGCGCTCATGTACGATGTCGCCCGCAGGGTAGCCAACCGCGTCCAGATTTCGACGGACGGACACGAGATGTACCCTAATGCTGTCGAGGCCGCTTTCGGTTGGGGTGGTTGTGACTACGCGATCATCGACAAGGACTACGGGAACACGATGGTCCCGCAGGACCCACGGAGGCGGTATAGTCCGGCCATTTGCATCGGGGTGGACAAAGCGTGGGTCATGGGCGACCCGGACATGGACCTTTGCTCAACGTCCTACGTCGAGCGGTGCAACCTCACTATGCGGATGCACATGCGCCGCTTCACGCGGTTGACCAATGCGTTTTCCAAGAAAGCAGAGAATCACGCGCACGCCGTGAGCCTGCATTTCATGTATTACAACTTTTGCCGCTCACACATCACCCTGACGAAAGCGGCGAACGGAATCAAGACGACACCCGCCATGGCGGCGGGCGTGACGGACCACGTTTGGACGATTGAGAAAGTGCTAGGCCTCATGGACCCGAAAATCAAACTCGGTCAGGCGGCCTAA